Part of the Methylovirgula sp. 4M-Z18 genome is shown below.
ATGTCGATCTGCGTATTGCTGCCGGCATAGCCGCTGGCGATCCAGGCATAAACCGCAACGTTCAACGCCAGCAGCACCCAGTTGGCGAAAGGTTCGCGCACATGGCGCAACGGCACGTTGTCATGCAGTGGAAGAAACATCGAGCCCCCGAAGTCAGCCCCGCAATGTCGCACGGGTGCAGGCGCTTTCGCAACTCGAGGGCTACCGGCTGTTCTTCGTCACCACGACCTAGGTTGCAGTCGCCCACTGGATGTTAGGCATGCGGGCCAGATAAGCGAAATAGGAATAGGTCGAAGCGTTCTTTAAAGCCTGCTTATTGTTGAGTGTGAACACTTTGGTCCCGTAAGCAGGATTATTTGGATCACCGCCGATGTTGAAATGATCGATGCCGCCAGCAAAATGCACGCTCTCGTGCATGATGATGTCGGTGAGCGTCTCATCGTCCGTCGGCGGATTGTCGCAGCGCGCCAGCACAAAGGTCAAGCCCGTCTTATCCTTCTTTGCCCAGCCACCGACATTGGCGTAGGCCATGTCGTTGGGGCGGATGGCGGGGCCGACGTTGAGATATTCCGTTCCACCCTTCACTGTCCCGTAGAAATCCGCGATTTGGCGATAGACGACCTTGATGGCATCGAGGTCTCTGCGGATCATGAAATCGAATGTGTGCTCCTTGATTTTGAAGCAGCGATCGACGAGAGCAAAAGCTTGGTCATTGTACCAATTGACGCCGGGCTGCCGCAGCGAGCATTGCGCCCAGAAGAGGACCTTTTCAGCGCTGTCGCGCCAGTTGTCAGCGTCACCCACCAAGCTCCGCGCCCGCACGAGAAAAGTCGCTGCTGTCATCGTTTCCCTCCAGTATCCGGATTGCCGGTTTGCCAAGGCCGAATTGCTATACTGGATGGAGGGGCTTTCCTGTGCGCCGGCACACCTGTGCTAAAACCAGGAAGGAGAAAAGGCGGCCGCGATGCGCGAAACGGCTCTCCCGCAATATCAAGTGCAAAGGTGGAATGGGCTCGCTACCGATTCTGCCCTGGCACCCACAGCACATCCTTGGCGCCTTTGTCGTTGACATAACGAGACGCGACGAAAAGGAAATCCGAGAGGCGGTTGATGTATTTCAGCGCCGGCGCGCTCACGGTCTCGTTCTCCCGCGCCGCAAGCTCGACCATCAGCCGCTCGGCCCGCCGCGCGATCGTGCGGGCGAGATGCAGATGCGCCGCCGCTGGCGATCCGCCGGGCAGGACGAACGAGCGCAACGGCTTCAATTCGCCGTTCAATTCATCGATTTCCCGCTCCAGCCGCTCGACCTGCGCGTCGATGATCCGCAAGGGCTCATACTCGAGTTTCGCGCCCGTGTCGGGCGTGCAGAGATCGGCGCCGAGATCGAAGAGGTCGTTCTGGATGCGTGCGAGCATCGCATCGACCTGCGGCGTCACCGACAATCGCGCCAGTCCGACCGCGGCGTTGGCCTCGTCCACCGTGCCGAAGGCCGCAACCCGTACATCGTATTTGGGGCGCCGCTGCCCATCGCCGAGGCCCGTGGTGCCTTTGTCTCCGGTGCGCGTGTAAATCCGGTTGAGCTTGACCATGGCAGCGCGCCCTAGCTTTTACGGAACATGATGACGAGGGCGATGATGATGATCGCAATGAATTGCAGGGTGACGCGCCAGCGCATCAGCATTTGCGACGTATTGGCGCTGCCGCCGCGGAACATGTTGATGAAGCCCATCACGAGGACGCAGAAGACCGCGAAGACCGCGAGCGCGACGATGCCGTTGCCGGAAAACAGGGACACTGAGAGCCTTTTTTATCGTTCGCCGCCAAAGCTTCCTGCCGACGGTACGCCACCATCCTTAATACGGCTGCATCAGCCGCTCAAGATAATCGAGTTCCTCCTGCGCCCGGCTGCGGTCGCCGAGGCGATTGCGTAATTCCTCGATGATTTTCATGGCGCGCTGCGCCGGCGTCGCTTCGACGCTCGTATTGCCGTTGCCGGTCGCGACCCCGCGCGACATGTCGTCTTTCGAGAAGGTGCGGCCGAGCGGGTCGGTCGGTTTGCCTTGCCCGTCCATGCCGTTCGCGCTCTGGTTCTGCTGTCCCTGGCCGTTCGGCCCGTCTTTCAGGCCTTCCCTCTGCTTTTCCATCTGGTCGTTCAGCGCCTGCGCGCCGCGCCGCAAAGCATCGAGTGCGCGGCCTTCCGCATCGAGCGCCTGGCGCTCGTTGCCCGGTCCGCCCTTCAGCGCGTTCTCGGCGTCGCCCATGCCTTTTTGCGCCTCGTCAAAATCGGGCACGCCCTTCATCCCCAATTGCTTCATCCTGCGTTTCAGGTCATCGAGCCGCTGCTGCAGATCCTGCTGGCGCTGGTCGAGGCTTTGCTGACCCGACGAGCCGGAATTGCCGGCCATGCCGTTCGGGCCTTTGCCTTGCTGCCCCTGGCCGTTGGGAGTCTGCCCGTTGGGCATGCCGAACGGGTTTTGCCCCATGCCCTGGCGGTTCTGGTTGCGCTGGCCCTGGCGATAGGTGTCGTCGCGCAATTGCTCCTGATCATGCAGCATCTTGTCGAGGTCGTTCATCGCCTCGTTCATGTTGCGATCCATATTGTCGCCCGGCGCGCCGGGGCCGGCGGCGCGCAGATTGTTGAGCATGTTTTCCATCTGGTCGAGCATGCGCTGCGCATCGACCCGGTTGCCCGATTGCGACAATTCCTGCAGGCGGTCCATCAGCCGTTTCAAGTCCTGCTGGGTGATGATCTGCTGCTTCTTCAGTTCGGAATCGTCGAATTTCTCGCCATTCGCCTGACGCCGGTTCAGATCCGCGATATAGGCGTCCATGGCGTCCTGCAACTGTTTCATCAGTTGCTTGATTTCCTCGTCCGAGGCGCCGTTCTGCAGCGCGTCGCGCAAGGCCTGTTCGGCCGCGCGCAGGTTTTGCAGTGCGGAGGAGGTGGAATCGCCCTCTAGATCGAGCGCCATCGCCCAGAGGAAATCGGCCACATCGCGCAAATCGGCATCGGTCTTGGCATGGTCGAGGCGGGTTTGCGCCGTCGCAAGGCCGAGATAGATGCTGCTGGTCGTGCCCATTTCCCGCGGGGCCAGCATCAGGGTGGCGATCGCCTTGCCGACATGGGCCGCGTTGTCGGGATCGAGGATCAGATTGCGCCGCTGCTCAACAAGCGCCTTGGCCAAGGGATTGGTGAAGGTGCGCTGCGGCAATTGCACCGTGACTTCTTCGCTGCGGCCTTCCTGGCCCGGATCGTCGCGCGCCACCAGCACCATGGTCACCCGCGCGCCGGCCCA
Proteins encoded:
- a CDS encoding twin transmembrane helix small protein, whose amino-acid sequence is MSLFSGNGIVALAVFAVFCVLVMGFINMFRGGSANTSQMLMRWRVTLQFIAIIIIALVIMFRKS
- a CDS encoding cob(I)yrinic acid a,c-diamide adenosyltransferase — its product is MVKLNRIYTRTGDKGTTGLGDGQRRPKYDVRVAAFGTVDEANAAVGLARLSVTPQVDAMLARIQNDLFDLGADLCTPDTGAKLEYEPLRIIDAQVERLEREIDELNGELKPLRSFVLPGGSPAAAHLHLARTIARRAERLMVELAARENETVSAPALKYINRLSDFLFVASRYVNDKGAKDVLWVPGQNR
- a CDS encoding TIGR02302 family protein, with translation MGSGETRSKAADLLRKLALRAHVVLTFERLWPLFVTLTSCAVLFVTLSWAGLWLALPAWGRIAGVALFALSIPLIFYIFLRSGWPTYTQALHRIDRDSEIPHRPASTLSDQLANRTDDPATAALWALHQRRIAIAAQNLTLAPPSPRMAHKDRYAFRAILFVALAASAFLAGPEKVDRIAAAFDWSGDAATAASFRFDAWIDPPLYTGKAPILLNDKQSQAGALNAPRHLQAPEGSILVIRSSEANGLNVSPSGGAVTAAAKPADGKAAPAGEYRYVLKSDAKVGVKHGFSTLADYDIEVIPDHPPTITLLGKPVPDLHGGLTVRYKTNDDYGVVSAEARFKNPIIGNRKITGRTLVDPPKADLALPSAPGGLGDGETTINLTDHPWAGARVTMVLVARDDPGQEGRSEEVTVQLPQRTFTNPLAKALVEQRRNLILDPDNAAHVGKAIATLMLAPREMGTTSSIYLGLATAQTRLDHAKTDADLRDVADFLWAMALDLEGDSTSSALQNLRAAEQALRDALQNGASDEEIKQLMKQLQDAMDAYIADLNRRQANGEKFDDSELKKQQIITQQDLKRLMDRLQELSQSGNRVDAQRMLDQMENMLNNLRAAGPGAPGDNMDRNMNEAMNDLDKMLHDQEQLRDDTYRQGQRNQNRQGMGQNPFGMPNGQTPNGQGQQGKGPNGMAGNSGSSGQQSLDQRQQDLQQRLDDLKRRMKQLGMKGVPDFDEAQKGMGDAENALKGGPGNERQALDAEGRALDALRRGAQALNDQMEKQREGLKDGPNGQGQQNQSANGMDGQGKPTDPLGRTFSKDDMSRGVATGNGNTSVEATPAQRAMKIIEELRNRLGDRSRAQEELDYLERLMQPY